Below is a genomic region from Halobacterium sp. CBA1132.
CGGTGCCCGGCTCCGCCAGCCGCGACCCGAGCAGCGTGATAGACATGGTCGGGGATTCGGCTCGCGCGTGGTTAAGCCCCTCGCCAGCAGGACGGCTTCTTCTCGAGCACGATTTTGGTTCTCGGCGTTACGCGGTAGCAGTCTAGAACACCACCTCGAAAGCCCCGGATCGCTCGGCTCGTGCGCCTCGCTGCGCGCCTCGTTCGCTTCGCTCTCTCGGTGCTTACTTCGGCGTACTTCGCCGAGCGACCCGCCCCTTTCAATCCGCCCGTAGCCGGTTGGTCAGCCGGTAGTTGGGTGGACTGAAAGGGGCGACTGGCTTCGGGAAGCACGGCGACGTAAGCACTGCAGCGAACGGAGTGAGTGAAGGGCGCAGCGAGCCGCGCGACCGAAGCCAGTCGGGGCTTTCGAGGTGGTGTTGTCGACCACTCGTGCGAACACTCGTACGAACACCAGACCTAGCCCGAACATCTACCCGACCGAGCACCGACAGCATAGGTGTGATACTGGTCGTGTGTGGGCCGCCGGGCGCGGGGAAGACCACGGTCGCGCTGGGCCTGAATCGGCGGCTCGAAGCCGACGGCTACGACTTCCGGGTCGTGCATACGGACGACCTCGCGACGCCAGTGTACGACCACTTGTTCGAGCGCGTTGCTGACGCTCCCGAAGCGAACTGGCTGCTCGACGGGACGTTCTACAAGGCGAAGTGGCAGGCGCGAATCCGGGAGTTCCCGGACGTCTACGTGGTGCTCGTGACCGCGGACCGGGACACCTGTATCCGGCGGAACTACGAGCGCGACGGCGTCTCGGACCGCGCGGTGAAGACGATTTACGACGAGTTCGACTGGCCCGACGCGGACTTCACCGTCGACACCGACATCCTGCGCGTGGAGACCGCCGTCGACCTCGCGTACGAGCACGTGCAGGAATGGCTCCGCGAGGCAGAGACAGTCGATGTGGAACACACCCGAGAATAGGAGTAGCGGCGGTCAGCCCGTGAGTTCGTCGAGTTCGTCGAGGTAGTCGTCGCGGGGGAGCTGGTAGGCACCGCGGTAGTCGACGTCGCCCGCGTCGAAGCGGACAGCGAGGTCGACCGCGCCGGTGTCGGCGGCTTCGCGGTCGTCGAAGCGCGCGTCGGCGTCCTTGAGGCGGACCTCGGGTTCGAGGCGGAGGGAAACGAACCAACTGTCGGGTGCGGAGTGCGAGCGGCGCTTGCGTTCCGTGGGCGGGCGGCGCGCGACGCGAATCGTCGGGAGACAGGGCGCGGGGAATTGCTGGGTGTCGAAGACATCGGGCCGGTAGACGAGAATCGCGCCGTCCTCGTCGTCGTTCCACACCCGCCAGCCCTCGGGGAGGTCGTCGAACGCGGTCATGAGCGTGCTATCCCGCGAGCGCCGTAAGGTCTGCCGGTTCGGGGTAGACGCGCGGCGACCGCTCGCGCCCGCTGGCGGTGAAAGTGAAACGCGAACTCCCTCGAAGTATAGCGGGGAGTCAGCAGCAGAAGCGTGCGTTATCGAGAGGGTAGCCGCGCAGCGCGGCTCGTTCCACTTTCACTCCGCACCCCGGCCTATCCGTTCAGCTGTCGGCGAGCGTGGCGGCGGCATCGACGCTGTCGGCGTCGTCGCCGAGCCACTCCTCGGCCCACTCCTCGATGGCGTCGAACACCGGGAACAGGGACTCGCCTTTCGCGGTCAGCGAGTAGTACGTCGCCACCGGGGACTCCTCTTCGAGGCGTCGGTTGACGAACCCCATCTCTTGGAGGTCGTCGAGGACGCGCGAGAGCGTCCGCGAACTGGCGTCCGTGGAGCGCTTGAGTTCGTTGAACCGCTTCTCGCCCTCTTGGAGGTCGTGGAGCACGATGAGTCGCCACTGGGAGCCGATCTGTTCCAGCGAGTCGATGACGCTGCAGGCCTCCTCGCTGTATCGCTCGTCTGCCATGTCACCGCGTAGGCGGCCGGCACCCATAGTGGTTCCGACTGGAATCAGGTATCGGAGTGACACTGCACTGGTGACGCCGCCGTCACCGGATAGCTCCGGGGTTAGCCCAACGGTTTACGTGTGCGTGGCCTACCCAGTGGCATGAGCGACGCCGACCCCCACGCCGGACAGCCGGTCGAACACCGCGGCCCCGACCTCGAAGACGCCGAGCGCGCCGTGATTCTCCTGCACGGCCGCGGCGCTCGCGCGAGCGGGATGCTCGGGTTCGCCGACGACCTCCCCAGCGAGGGCACCGCGTTCGTCGCGCCGCAGGCAGCCCGCGCGACGTGGTACCCGAACAGTTTCCTCGAACCGACCGAGGAGAACGAGCCGTGGTTCAGTTCCGCGCTCGGCCTCGTCAACGACGTCTTCGACGACGTCACCGAGCACGTCCCCGCAGAGAACGTCGCGCTCCTCGGATTCTCGCAGGGCGCGTGTCTGGGAAGTGAGTTCCTCGGGCGGAACCCCCGCGAGTACGGCGGCTTCGTCGCGTTCTCGGGCGGCCTCCACGGCCCCGAGGGCACCACGCACGACCACGACGGCGACCTCGACGGCACCCCGATTTTCCTCGGTTGTAGCGACCGCGACCCCCACATTCCCGAGTCCCGCGTCCACGAGACCCGCGACGTCTTCGAGTCGATGCACGCCGATGTCACCGAGCGCATCTACGAGGGGATGGGACACACCGTCAACGAGGACGAACTCGACCACGCCGCCGACATCCTCGGCGACCTCTAGGCGCGACCTGTACGTTTACCCGCCGTCGGCACCTATCCGAATCCATGAGTGACAGCCCCGAGACCGACGGCGCGGACACCCGTGATGTCCCCGAGAGCGACGAGGAGTGGCGCGAGCGACTCACCGACGAGGAGTACGAGGTGCTGCGCGAAGCGGGCACCGAGCGCCCCTACTCGGGCGAGCACGTCGACCGCGACGACGACGGCACGTACCGGTGTGCGGGCTGCGGCGAGGTGCTGTTCGACGCGGACACGAAGTTCGACGCGCACTGCGGGTGGCCGAGCTTCTGGGACGCCGCCGACAGCGACGCCGTCGAGCGCCGGCCCGACCACAGCAACGGCATGGTGCGCACGGAAGTCGTCTGCGCGACCTGCGGCGGCCACCTCGGCCACGTCTTCGAGGACGGCCCGGAGCCGACCGGCGAGCGCTTCTGCATCAACTCCGCCGCGCTCGACTTCGAGGCCGAGGACTAGAAGCAGTACGAGAACGGGTACGTGAGCGCGACGCGGTCGCCCGCTTCAAGTTCAGTGGAGAACCCGTCGAGCAGTTCGTTGAATCGGCCGTTCACGAGCACTCGGGCGTACGCTCGCGTGCGCTCGCCCTCGGGGTTGCGCTCCCAGCGGCCCGGCGGGTCGCCGGGGTAGTTCACCCACGTCGCCGCCGTCTCCTCTTCCTCGCTCTCCGCGAGCAGCATCTCTTCGAGGCCGTACTCCTCGAAGAACGCGTCGAGGAACTCCCCGAGGGTGTCGCCCTCGAACGTGAACTCGAAGGTGTGCTCGCCGAGTTCGCGGCGGACGTGGCCGGTCGCGCCGACCTCCACGGTGGTCGTCGCAGTCTCGGCTTTGCCGCCATGCTGAACGCTCATACAGAGATTTTCGAGGTCCCGCTGCGTAATCTCGGTCCCGAACGTGTTCGCGCCCGAGCGACTGGAAAACGCCTATGCTGCTCGCGGGCGACACCGTAGTCGATGGACGAGGACCGCGAGTTCGCGCTCGAATCGCGACTCACGAACCACGGCTGCTACCTCCGCGAGGTCGCCGTCGACGACGACACCTACCACCTCACCTACCAGTCCGCCGCCGCCGACGCGAACGGCGAGATTCCCCACCAGCAGGTCGGCGACGTCGTCAACGACTTCCGGAAACTGTTCGACCAGCGGGACTGGCCCGTGCGCAGCGTCGAGGCGACGGTCACGGACCTCGACGACGAACCGCTGGGCAGTTGGCGGGCCGAAGAATCGTGGTTCGTCGCGCTCGCGGACGGCGACCTCACCGAAGTCGAGTTCTCCCAGCGCCTCGTCGACAGCCTCGAAACCGTCGGCCCCTAGCCGCCCGCGCGCATCGCCTTCCGGCGGAAGTCCTCGATTATCTCGTCGAAGGCGTCGTCGCCGAACGCCTCGTCGGCCTCGAAGGCGACCGTGACCTCCGTGAGTTCCAGCGACGGCCCGATGGCGACCTTCTCCGCGGACAGCTCCGCGCGCCAGCCGTCGGCTTCGACGGTGTGGTCGTCGACGGCGCTGCCGCCCAGACTCTCCAGATAGTTCCGCGCGAGGCGCACGGAGATACCGCGGAATTCCCGCTCCTCTCTCATCTGTTCCCACCTGCGACCGGCGGGAAGATGCTCAACTGGTCGCCGTCCTCCAGTTCCGTCGCCATGCCGTCGAGGTGGAGCACCTCCCGGCCGCTCTTCAGGACGTTGATGTGCGGGCGGAGGTCGTCGTCCTCCACGAGTTGTCCGTCGAGACCCTCGTACTCGGCTTCGAGTCCGCGCAGCACCTCGCCGACAGTCGTCCCCTCGTCGTACTCGCGCTCGACGACCTTCTGACCGACTGCCTGCCGGAACGTCGCGAAGAAGCGGAGTTCGACGTTCATGCGTTCCCGAACCGGATGCCGTCCTCGACGAGACGCTGGTTGCGCTCGCGGTCCAGCGCCGC
It encodes:
- a CDS encoding AAA family ATPase, producing MILVVCGPPGAGKTTVALGLNRRLEADGYDFRVVHTDDLATPVYDHLFERVADAPEANWLLDGTFYKAKWQARIREFPDVYVVLVTADRDTCIRRNYERDGVSDRAVKTIYDEFDWPDADFTVDTDILRVETAVDLAYEHVQEWLREAETVDVEHTRE
- a CDS encoding DUF5820 family protein is translated as MTAFDDLPEGWRVWNDDEDGAILVYRPDVFDTQQFPAPCLPTIRVARRPPTERKRRSHSAPDSWFVSLRLEPEVRLKDADARFDDREAADTGAVDLAVRFDAGDVDYRGAYQLPRDDYLDELDELTG
- a CDS encoding helix-turn-helix domain-containing protein translates to MADERYSEEACSVIDSLEQIGSQWRLIVLHDLQEGEKRFNELKRSTDASSRTLSRVLDDLQEMGFVNRRLEEESPVATYYSLTAKGESLFPVFDAIEEWAEEWLGDDADSVDAAATLADS
- a CDS encoding alpha/beta hydrolase: MSDADPHAGQPVEHRGPDLEDAERAVILLHGRGARASGMLGFADDLPSEGTAFVAPQAARATWYPNSFLEPTEENEPWFSSALGLVNDVFDDVTEHVPAENVALLGFSQGACLGSEFLGRNPREYGGFVAFSGGLHGPEGTTHDHDGDLDGTPIFLGCSDRDPHIPESRVHETRDVFESMHADVTERIYEGMGHTVNEDELDHAADILGDL
- the msrB gene encoding peptide-methionine (R)-S-oxide reductase MsrB, whose translation is MSDSPETDGADTRDVPESDEEWRERLTDEEYEVLREAGTERPYSGEHVDRDDDGTYRCAGCGEVLFDADTKFDAHCGWPSFWDAADSDAVERRPDHSNGMVRTEVVCATCGGHLGHVFEDGPEPTGERFCINSAALDFEAED
- a CDS encoding MoaD/ThiS family protein, which encodes MSVQHGGKAETATTTVEVGATGHVRRELGEHTFEFTFEGDTLGEFLDAFFEEYGLEEMLLAESEEEETAATWVNYPGDPPGRWERNPEGERTRAYARVLVNGRFNELLDGFSTELEAGDRVALTYPFSYCF
- a CDS encoding ubiquitin-like small modifier protein 1, coding for MNVELRFFATFRQAVGQKVVEREYDEGTTVGEVLRGLEAEYEGLDGQLVEDDDLRPHINVLKSGREVLHLDGMATELEDGDQLSIFPPVAGGNR